Genomic window (Bacteroidota bacterium):
AGTCCTGTGCAGGGTCGCTGCCATCCAGCAGCTGCTTGCCCTGGCCCTTCGCCTTCAGGGGCAGCCGCCCATAGCTCCAGATGGCGATGGTGCCACTGGTATCAGCAAACACGAAATTCTGGGCCGGGCAGTAGTAGGATGCCAGTGCTTTTAGGTAACCGGGGTAGCTATGTGTGCGGTTTAGCAGGTAGAAGGTCAGTAGCTCGTTGCCAGCGTCGTGCCCGGCCCAGCGCATGGCATAGCCTGCCGGCATGTTTGCCTGGCCCTGTTCTTTCCATACAATGGGGCCGTGGTGGCTGTGCCAGGTACGCTCTATTAGCTGCTTGCCACTCTTGCTACGCACCGTGTCTGTGCGCAGCGTGAGTGGGCGCCACGCCTCGCCATACTTGTACTTGTGCCCGTCGGGGCTCTGGGTAATGCGGTACCAGTCCAGCACGTCGGAGCCAGTGGTGGTTATGCCCCAGCTGGCCTGCTCATTGAAGCCCACCAGCACCCCGGGGGCACCTGCCAGGGTGGCCCCGTACACGTTTATGCCCGGGGCATGCAGCTGCACCTCGAACCATAGGGAGGGCAGGCCCAGGTGCAGGTGGGGGTCGTTGGCCAGCAGGGGGTATCCGCTCTGGGTGCGGCTGCCAGCCAGCGCCCAGTTGTTGCTGCCATTGTGGGGGTTGGGCTGTATGCGCGCCAGGGGGTTGGGCGTGCCGGCTGCCTGCACAGGCAGCGCATGGGGCACCCCTGGGCCTGGGGCCCGCTGTACATCCAGTATCTCGTTGGGTACGATGGGGCTGATCAACTCCGGAAAGTCTGGATACAGCTCTCCCAGTACCGCTGTGCCATACTGGGCGGCGGCCTGTGTCAGCTGCTCGTCATAGCTACTACCCGTCAGGTTCCAGCTCATGTACTTGAGCAGCAGGGCCACGTGCAGGGGTTCCCAGCTGCGTGGGGCGTAGTTCAGCAGTTTGTACATCAGGGGGTATTGGCTGGGGTGCAGCTGCCGTATATAGTCATTCACACCCTGGCAGTAGGCCTCTAGCACCTGCCGGGTGGTGGCATCGGCCATCATCACCTCCAGGCTGCGCCGCGCAGCCCACTCCAGCCCCATGCGGCGGAAGCGGCGGTCTACCTCCAGGGTACGGTCGCCAAACACCTCGCTTAGCCGCCCGGCGGCATAGCGGGTTTGGGTTTCCATCTGCCACAGCCGCAGGCTGGCCGTTACGTAGCCCTGGGCATAGTACAGGTCGGCCTCGTTGTGCGCAAAGATGTGGGGCACCAGCCGGCTGTCGTACACCAGCTCCACCTCGTCCTGTATGCCAGGCAGGCGCAGCTCGCCCTGGCCCACCACGGGGGTCTCCGTCTCGGCATTCTGCCAGAAGCCATGCCAGGGCGAGATAAAGGGACCCAGGGGCGGGATGCCTGGCAGTGGGATGCTGAGCACGTAGATGAGGCCCGCAGGTGCCAGCAGCGATAGAAAGGCGGTAAGGATACGCATGAACCAAAAATAGACCTTTACTGCTAACTTGGGCTTGAATTCTGGCTAAATCATCCGAATACGATGTCTACTGTACTCAGCGTGAATGTGAACAAGGTGGCCCTGCTGCGCAATAGCCGCGGTGCCGACTACCCGAACCTGCTGGCCTGGGCGCTGCGCTGCGTGCAGCTGGGTGCCCGTGGCATTACGGTACACCCCCGGCCAGACGGGCGGCACGTGCGCTATGCAGATGTGCACGCGCTAAAGGCCAGCCTGGGTGTAGAGCTGAATGTGGAGGGCTACCCCAGCCCCGAGTTTATGGAGCTGGTGCTGGATGTACAGCCCGCACAGGTAACCCTGGTGCCCGACCCACCCGGTGCCCTGACCAGCAATGCCGGCTGGGATGCCCGGGCCGAGGAGGCTATCCTCCGCCGTATCATCGGCCAGCTGCACCAGGCTGGTATTCGCACCAGCCTGTTTATAGAGGCAGCGGGAGAGGCCGTGCGGGCGGCACAGCAGACGGGGGCCGACCGGGTGGAGCTCTACACAGGCCCCTATGCGGCCCACTATGCCCGGGGGCCGGAGCAGGCCATTGCCCCCTACCGGGTGGCTGCCGAGGTGGCCGAGCAGCTGGGCCTGGGCCTGAATGCGGGCCATGACCTGAACCTGGAGAACCTCGCTTATTTCCGGCAGCACATCCCGGGTCTGCTGGAGGTATCGATTGGCCATGCCCTTACGGTAGATGCCCTGTACCTGGGGGTGGCCGAAACGGTGAAGCAATATCTGAGCTGCCTGCGCTAAGGTACGGCCCGCCCGCTTGCGCCCGTGCCGATTATCAGCACCCACAGTACACTGGCATTTGGCTTGGGGGCCATGGGGGAAGCCTAAAGCGGGAATGCTATTCCTCTGCCAGCTGGTAGGCCTTGCCGGTAAACACCAGGCTGCCTACCCTGCGGCCCTGCACTTCCATGGTTTCGTATAGCCTTTCATCCCCCTCCGCATACAGGTACAGCGCTATCTGTCCTTGCCCAGGCTGTAGGCGAAAGCCTACGTTCAGGGGTGCCTTGCTCAGGTCGGCTTTGCCCTGTAGCACCCGGCTCTTTAGTGCCGGGGGCAGGTACTGCTGGCTCGCGTCCTCGAAACGGTGATTTCGATACGCATATACATACAGCTGCTGTCCGCAGGCGGGTTCGCACTCTGTGGCCAGGTACACCACCAGGGGGGTACCTGCCGCATCTGCCAGGCTCATCATGTCTGCCCAGCTGTCCGTGTTTTCGGGGTATTCTACACGCAGGAAGCCGCCATCGGCCTGCTGCCTGTGTATCTTGGCCGGGCTAAGGTCCAGGTTTTTGTACTGGCACAGCCTGCGCAGCAGTACAGCGGGCTGGGCCTCGGGGGCGTAGGTCGCGCTGGCGGCCTCGGGCTGCCCGGGTTCTGTGCAGCCGGCAACGATGAGCACGACCATACACACACCAACTGCAAACGCGCGAAGGGCAAGGGTGGGAGGATACATAAGCATGCCGACTGCAATTAGGGCTACAAAGTTAGGGCCTGGCGCGGCACTGTGCACGCTGCCCCATTGGTCGCCCTGTGCATAAATGGGGCAAGCTGCTGATAGTGAGCTGCTGTAGCGTGGAAATTATCGGCCAAGATTTATTCTGTTCCCCTTGTGCCTGCTACCTTTGCCCCATGCAAAAGGATATGGCAGGCGTGCTGCACGCGGTGCTGCGGGTGGCGGGCCTGGTGTTTTACAGCTTGTCGTGGGTGCTTTTCCTGCTCCTGCTGCGCGCGGTATTTACCCGGCACTACACGTTCTTTGGCCAGACAGACCAGGATCTTGTGGCTGTGCTGCTGCTGGCTGGGGTGCTGCTGCTGCAAACTACGCTCTACGTGGCCATGCTCCGCCACCGCCTGCATGTGTTGGCCGTTCCCATTGCACTGGTGTGCTGGGTGGCTCTATTCCTTACGGTGCGGGCTGTGCACCGCCTGCCCGAGGGGCAAGACGACCGCTGGGAGCACGTAGGCCAGAAGCTGTTTCCGCCGCCTCGTCGCTAAAATCCGTATTTTTGCGGTATGCGTGCGCTATACACCTACGACCCCGAGACCTGCACCTACGTACGCCAGCGCCCCACGCCCCGCAGCTGGCTCAGGCGCAATGGAGCCTACGTAGTGCTGGCCCTTGCGCTGGCTACAGGCTTTAGCCTGCTTTTTTCCTACTGGTATGCCTCGCCAGAGGTGAAGCAGATGCGCAAGCAGAACAGAGAGCTAATAGCGCACCGAAACAGCGTGCGAAAAAGCCTGGATGCCATGATGGCCGACCTACAGCACATGCAGGCAGAGCGGGCAAAGCTGCACAAGACCCTGACTAACACGGACCTGCCCACGGAAGATCAGCCCGATGCCATTTCGGCCACACGCCTGGCCAGCCATGAGCAGATCCGCATACAGGCCCTGGCCCTGCTGGTGCAGCACCTACAGCAGCGGGCAGACCGCACTGCCGTGCAGCAGCGCGTACTGCTGGAGCTGGTGCGCAAGAAGCGCCCTGAGCTGGGTAGCCTGCCCCTTTATCCGCCGCTGAAGCAGCTGGAGGTGATTTGTGGCTTTGGCCAGCGGGTCAGCTCCATTACCCGCAGCGAGCAGCTGCACGACGGCCTGGACCTGAATGCCCAGCTGGGTACAGCCGTGCATGCCGCCGCAGCCGGCCAGGTAGGCTATGTGGGCCCAGGCAAAAGCGGCCAGGGCACCATCCTGATGATAGACCACGGAAATGGCTACCAGACAGAGTATAGGCACCTGCAGCAGGCCCAGGTGCACCCTGGCCAGTACGTGCGGGCAGGGCAACAGATAGCCCTGAGTGGCAAGTCGGGCCTGGTGCGCGGCCCACACCTCCACTTTACCATCTGGAAGGAGGGCAAGGTGGTAGACCCCATGCCCTACATTGTGTCTACCCTACAGCCACAGCAGGCTGTGGCCCTGCGCGATAAAAGCCAGATGGCCAACCAATCTATGGAGTAGGTAGCCACCCCGGCACCCAAAGCAAAATAACCCACGCGGTAGCGGCGTGCCAGCGCCTACTGCTGAGGAGAAGATTAAGAAGTGCTACCCCAGCCATGCCGGGTGCCACCTGTGCACAGCCAATGACCTGAAGCGATGGCCCGCTTCACTGTCTTTTGTGTATGTACCTAGCTACTCTGTGCTGCCCTGTTCGGCCGCCTTTAGGAACCAGTAGTGGGCCTTCTCCTCATCCTTTGGCACGCCCCTTCCTTCCTTGTATAGTAGTCCCAGCTTGTATTGTGCAACCACATGATTTTGCTCGGCTGCCTTTTTCCACCAATAGGCGGCTTGTTTGTAGCCTTCGCTACCGGGCATTTTTAGGAGCTTTGCTACCCACCGAAATGCCTGTGGGGTTTCCGGGGGCGCTACCTTACCTTCTTGATACAGCAATCCCAGGTCGTATTGCGCATCCGAATCGCCCTGCTCGGCGGCCTTCTGGTACCAGTGGGCGGCCTGGCTGTAGTCTTGCGGCACACCCTCCTGGCCTTTTTCGTACATCATCCCCAGGTTGTATTGTGCACTTGCCTGCTCTTGTTCGGCGGCTTTTTGGTACCAGTGGGCGGCCAGGGTGTAGTCTTGCGGTACGCCTTGGCCATTTTCGTATAGAACGCCCAGGTTGTTTTGCGCGTTGGCATCGCCCTGCTCGGCGGCCTTTTGGTACCAGTACACGGCTTGGATATAGTCTTTAGGTACGCCTTGGCCATTTTTGTACGCCCATCCCAGTTTGTATTGCGCATCCGCATCCCCCTGTTCAGCCGCCTTTTGGTACCAGTAGGCGGCTTGCGTGGTGTCTTGCGGCACACCCTCCTGGCCTTTTTCGTATATCATCCCCAGGTTGTATTGTGCATTTACCTGTTCTTGTTCAGCCGCCTTTTGGTACCAGTACACGGCCTGGATATAGTCTTTAGGTACGCCCTGGCCATTTTCGTACAGAATGCCCAAGTTGTTTTGCGCGTTGGCATCGCCCTGCTCGGCGGCCTTTTGGTACCAGTGGGCGGCCTGGGTGTAGTCTTGCGGCACACCCTGGCCATTGCGGTACAGGAGTGCCAGGTTATACTGGGCGGTAGAATATTCCTGTTCAGCCGCTCTTCGATACCAGTAGGCGGCTTTCTCGTAGTCCTGGGGCACACCGCGGCCGTTTTCGTACAGGATCCCCAGGTTGTTTTGTGCTTCTTCCTCGCCTTGGGCAGCTGCTTCGCGGTACCAGTAGGCGGCTTTCTCGTAGTCCTGGGGCACACCGCGGCCCTTCTCGTACAGTACGCCTAGGTTACTTTGGGCGGTAGAATCTTCCTGTTCGGCCGCCTTTAGGTACCAGTACAGGGCTTTCGTATAGTCTTGCGGCAGGCCGCGGGCTTTATCATACAGAGCGCCCAGGTTGTTTTGTGCATCGGGGTAGTCTTTTTCGGCTGCTTTTTGCCACCAGTAGGCGGCTTGGGTGTAGTCTTGGGGCTTCCCATGGCCATGATAATAGAGCAGACCAAGGTTGTACTGTGCCGTAGACTCTCCTTGTTCGGCCGCCTTTAGGTACCAGTAGGCCGCCTTTTCGTAGTCTTGGGGCACCTCTTCGCCCTCGTCATACAGGAGCCCCAGCTTGCATTGCGTGTCCGGATCTGCCTGTTCAGCAGCTTCTCGAAACCAATTGGCGCCTTGTAGGTCGCTTTCTGTTGCTTCTAGCATCCTCGCATACAGGTGCACAAGCTTGTCTTGTGCGTCTTCATGCCCCTGTTCGGCTGCTTTTTGCCACCAGTAGGCGGCTTGTGCGTAGTCTTGGGGTACACCCTGGCCGCTTTCGTACAGCTCACCCAGGTTGTTTTGCGCGTAGATATCTCCCTGTTCAGCCGCTCTTCGGTACCAGTAGGCGGCTTGTTCATAATCCTGGGGTACACCTTCGCCTTTTTCGCACAGAACACCCAGGTTATTTTGCGCGCGTAGGCTCTCCTGCTCGGCGGCTTTCAAGTACCAGTAGGCAGCCTGTGCATAGTCCTGCGGCACGCCTAAGCCAAAGCGGTACAGGACTCCCAGGTTGGTTTGTGCACCTACATGCTCTTGTTCTGCCGCCTTTAGGTACCAGTAGGCGGCTTTTTCGTAGTCTTGGGGTACCTCCTCACCCTCGTCATACAGGAGCCCCAGCTTGAACTGCGTGTCTGGATCTGCCTGTTCAGCAGCTTCTCGAAACCAATTCGCGCCTTGTAGGTCGCTTTCTGTTGCTTCTAGCATCCTCGCATACAGGTGCACAAGGTTGTATTGTGCCCTATCATCTCCCTGTTCGGCTGCTTTTTGGTACCAGCAGGCACCTTGTGCATAGTCCTGGGGCACGCCATCGCCGTTTACGTACAGCAAACCCAGGTTGTATTGTGCATCTACATGTCCCTGCTCGGCCGCTTTATGGTACCAGTAGGCGGCTTGGCTATAGTCTTGGGGCACACCCTGGCCATTTTCGTACAGTACCCCCAAACTGTATTTTGCAGCCGGATCTCCCTGTTCGGCCTTTTGCTGTAGTACTTGTGGCTCTTCCATGTTTTTTAAAGCTGAGTCTTAGGTTAGTTGTTATGTGGTTGGTACTCTCCCGGGGGCAATCCGCAGGCTAAATCTAGTGGAAGGGAGCGAAACGGGCAAGGGCGTGAGCGGGCAATGGGGTTTCATCCTTGCCCATGAAAGAGGGAGGGGAAAAAACGAATACAGCGCTACGTACCGGGGCTGGTGTCCCCCATGCGGCCGCAGACCTGAAGCGATAGCCCACTATATGGTCATTGGCTTGCGCTTAGCTGCTCTGTGTGCCCAGCCCGGCCGCTTTTAGGAACCAGTAGTGGGCCTTCTCCGGATCCCTTGGTACGCCTAAACCCTCCCGGTGCAGTTGCCCCAGGTTGTATTGGGCCATAACATGCCCTTGTTCAGCAACCTTTTGGTACCAGTAGGCAGCTTTTTCGTAGTCTTGGGGTACGCCTTCGCCGTTTTCGTACACCCGTCCCAGTTTGTATTGGGCCTCCACATCCCCCTGCTCGGCTGCTCTCTGGTGCCAGTAGGTGGCTTGTGCGTCGCTTTGCAGTACGCCCAGGCCTTTGCCGTACAGAAGTCCCAGGTTGTATTGGGCCATAGCATATCCCTGTTCGGCTGCCTTTTGATACCAGTAGGCAGCTTTTTCGTAGTCTTGGGGTATGCCTTCGCCGTTTTCGTACACCCATCCCAGGTTGTTTTGCGCGTTTGCATCCCCTTGTTCGGCTGCTTTTTGCCACCAATGGGTCGCTTGCGTGTAGTCTTCCTCCACGCCCCGGCCCGTCGCGTATAGCAAACCCAGGTTGAATTGCGCGATTGCAAGACCTTGCTCCGCCGCCTTTTGATACCAGTATACGGCTTGTGGATGGTCTTGGGGTACGCCCCGGCCCTCGGCGTACAGTGCACCTAGCTCGTATTGTGCATCCGCATCCCCCTGTTCGGCCTTGTACTGTAGGGTTTGTAGCGCTTCCATGGTTTTACATGTTAAGATTTAGGCTCATCCTCGTCTAGCTAGCGCACTCATGGGGAAGTAGCTGGCCAAAACTAGCGGAATGGAGCGAAACGGCAAGGGCGTGAGCCGGCAACGAGGTACCACCTGCCCACATACGGGGGGTGTCAAGTGTCGGTGTGCCGCCTGTATTTGTCAACTACCTATTCAGACTGTTCTGCCGCTCTTAGAAACCAGTAGTGGGCCTTCTCCGGGTCCTTAGGCACGCCCAGGCCCTCCTGGTATAGCAGTCCCAGGTTAGTTTGTGCGCCTATATCCCCCTGTTCGGCCGCCCTTTGGTACCAATAGGCGGCCTGGGTATAGTCTTGCGGTACCCCATTGCCATTTTCAAACAACTCTCCTAGTTCGAACTGTGCATCCGCATCCCCCTGCTCTGCCGCCTTGTGGTACCAGTAGGCGGCTTGTTCATAATCCTGTGGTACGCCATGGCCTCTGAAAAATAGCACCCCCAGGTTTTTTTGCGACATAACATCTCCCTGTTCTGCCGCTTTTTGGTACCAGCGGGCTGCTTGTGCGTAGTCTTGTACCACACCTCGGCCTATTTCGTATGCTAGTCCCAGGTTGTACTGTGCTTCCTCATCTCCCTGTACGGCGGCTCTTTGGTACTCGTCGGTTTCATTTTTTGCCTCATCTAGGCCATCATCTTGCTTGTTTCGCACGCTAACAACACCCTGCTCGGCCGCTTTTTGGTACCAATACCGAGCCTGCTCGTAGTCCTGTGCCACACCCTGGCCGTATTCGTACAGTACCCCCAGGTTGTATTGTGCGTCCGCTTCTCCCTGCTCGGCAGCCTTTTGCATCCAGTAGGCAGCTTGTACGAGGTCTTGTGCCACACCCTGACCTTTTTCGTAGAATAGTCCCAGGTTGTATTGCGCGTCCGGATTTCCCTGTTCGGCTGCCTTCTGGTACCAATACCGAGCTTTTTCGTAGTCCTGTGGTACACCCTCGCCATATTCGTACAGCACCCCCAGGTTGTTTTGCGACATACCATCTCCCTGTTCCGCTGCTCTTTGGTACCAGTAGGCGGCTTGTTCGTAGTCTTGCGGTATGGCCTCGCCATCCTCATACAGGAACCCCAGCTTGTATTGCGCTTCCGCGTCGCCCTGTTTGGCCTTCTGCTGTAGCACTTGTTGCTGTTCCATGGTTTTTGTAAGATAGTTTAAGGTTTGTTTTTCGTGTAGGCAGCACTTTCGCAGGGGAATCCGCCCGGCTAGATTTAGATCGACTTAGAGATACAGGCAAGTGTGTAGGCTGGCATATAGTGTTTCATCTTGCTACTTCTGGGGGTGGGGGGGGAGACGAAGCAATATAAGAATTCCGTGTTGGCAAGCTGTGCTGTCTGGTTGTACCTTGCGGGTCAGGAAGGCTTAACCCGCACGGGCCGCCAGTAGATGGGATAGACCTGTGCCGCGCCAACCCCCATAGGCAAATGGCACACACCGACCCCAACCAAGACGAGGAGATAAGGAGGCGCTACTACTCCATAGCCGAGGCGGCAGACCTGCTGGGGGTAAACCAGAGTGTCATCCGTTTCTGGGAGAAAGAGTTTGACTACCTGACCCCGCGCAAAAACCGTGCTGGCCGCCGCCAGTACACGGCAGACGATCTGGAGCGGCTGCGCACCATCTACCACCTGATGCGCGAAAAGAAGTATACCCTGGAGGGGGCGCGTGCAGCGCTGAAGCGCCAGGAGCCCCTGGCAACCGAAAGCCTGCCCGAGGAGACACCGACTGTAGCCCCTTCTGCCCATGCCGCAGCTACCCTACAGACCCTGCAGCGCCTGAGAGATTTTCTGGTACAGATGCGCAAAAGCTTGCCCGAGTAGAACAGAATTTTTGTACATTTGACCCTCTTAAATGATCGGGGAGTAGCTCAGTTGGTAGAGTACTCGTCTGGGGGGCGAGTGGTCGTGGGTTCAAGTCCCGCCTCTCCGACACCCAAAATAAAAGCCCTGGAAATGCCCGGGGCTTTTTTGTGCTCTTGCAAAGTCAAGTGCCCTGCACACTTCCTCCGCTTGGGGGCGCGAAGAAGTGCCATAGCAGCACATTGGGCTTTTATAATCGTGTTAAAAAAGCCCAATCGCCACGCAACGGGAATGTATGTATCCCAATCGGTGTTGGTTCCCTCGTTATCTTTGTAGCTGGCCCTCACTCCACACCCTACGTCCAAATGGAACGCCCGATCGTACCCGGATCTTTGCTTGCCTTGGTAGACACCCCCGACCAGCTGCAGCAGCTGGATGAATCTCAGCTCCCCGACTTCTGCCGCGAGCTGCGTGCCTATATCATTGAGCATGTAAGCATCTATGGTGGGCACTTTGCAGCCAGCCTGGGTGTGGTGGAGCTTACCACTGCCCTGCACTACGTGTACCACAGCCCACAGGATCAGCTGGTGTGGGATGTAGGCCACCAGGCCTACGGGCACAAGCTGATAACCGGGCGGCGCAGCCAGTTTCATACCAACCGCCTGTATGGCGGCATATCGGGTTTCCCCAAGCGGAGCGAAAGCCCCTACGATGCCTTTGGCGTAGGGCACAGCAGCACCAGCATATCGGCCGCACTGGGCATGGCCGAGGCCTACCGGCAGCAAGGCCTACCCCACCAGGCCGTGGCCATCATAGGCGATGGGGCCCTGACGGGCGGCATGGCCTTTGAGGCCCTGAACCACGCTGGCAGCAGCGATACGGACCTGCTGGTGATCCTGAACGATAACTGCATGAGCATAGACCCCAACGTGGGTGCACTCAAGGAATACCTGACCGACATTACCACCAGCCGCACCTACAACCGCCTGCGCGATGAGCTGTGGAACTGGCTGGGCAAGGCAGAGAAGCTGGGCATAAAGGCACGCGGCTATGCGGCCAAGCTGGAGGACATGCTGGTAACCCACGCCTTCAAGCCGGGCATGCTCTTCGAGGCCCTGGGGTTCCGCTACTTTGGCCCCGTGGATGGCCACGACGTGAACCACCTGGTGCGCCTGCTGAAGGACCTGAACCAGATACGCGGCCCCAAGCTGCTGCACTGCGTAACCGTGAAGGGCAAAGGCTTTGCCCCGGCCGAGGCAGACCAGACCAAGTGGCACGCCCCCAGTTTCAACTTCGACAAAATAACCGGCACCGCCGTGCCCGTATCGGCCCCGGCGGTGGCACAGCCCCCCAAATACCAGGATGTGTTTGGCCTAACGCTGATCGAGCTGGCCGAGCAGGATGCCCGCATAGTGGGCATAACCCCAGCTATGCTGAGTGGTAGCGGCATGATCCCTTTTCAGCGCCAGTTTCCCACCCGCACTTACGACGTGGGCATAGCCGAGCAGCACGCCGTTACCTTCTCTGCCGGCCTGGCCACCCAGGGGATGAAGCCCTTCTGCGCCATCTACAGCAGCTTCATGCAGCGTGCCTACGATCAGGTGATCCACGACGTGGCCCTACAGGACCTGCCCGTTATCTTCTGCCTGGATCGCGCCGGCCTGGCCGGGGCCGATGGGGCTACCCACCACGGTGCCTACGACCTGGCCTACATGCGCGCTATACCCAACCTGATCATCAGCGCACCCATGAACGAGCAGGAGCTGCGAAACCTGATGTACACCGCCCAGCATGACGGCCAGACGCATCCTTTCGTGATCCGCTATCCACGCGGCCAGGGGGCGATGACGGACTGGCGCACCCCCCTGGAACTGCTGCCCATAGGCAAGGGCCGCCGTGTAACAGACGGAGAGCAGGTGGCCATCCTCACCCTGGGCCACACCGGAAACTTTGCCCAAGCGGCCATAGGCCGCCTGGGTGCGCAGGGCATACAGCCCGCCCACTACGACCTACGCTACCTGAAGCCGCTGGACGACGAACTGATGCACGAGGTGGCAGCCCGCTTTGACCACATCATTACCGTGGAAGATGGCTGCCTGATGGGCGGATTTGGCAGCGCTGTACTGGAGTGGCTGGCCGACCATGCCTATGCCCGCATATCGGTAGTGCGCCTGGGCATACCCGACAGGCCCGTACACCACGGCACCCAACCCCAGCTGTGGGCCGAATGCGGCTACGATACGGATGCCATCGTACAGGCCGTACAGGCGCAGCTACAGCTGCAGGTAGGCAGCCTTTAGGCTATACCCGACTGGTGGGTTTCCTCTCGCTCCCACTCTACGCGCTGTTTCCTACCATTCAGGCACCCATTTGTACCGTTCAGTCGCTTAAGCGGAGGTATGAACCTAGTTACGCCTATTTTTAGGGCAAACCTGCGAGAGTTCCGTTCATATCATACCATGAAAGCACCCCTGCTTCACTATGCACTCTTAACCCTGTTTTGGGGTACAGTACTTTGAGTCCATGCACAGAAGACCTGGTACTTTGGCCATAGGGCAGGCATACAGTTTGGGCCCGGCGGCCCTGTGAGCATAGCGGGCAGCCAAATGAGTACACTCGAGGGCTGTGCCGCCGGCTATGACA
Coding sequences:
- the dxs gene encoding 1-deoxy-D-xylulose-5-phosphate synthase, encoding MERPIVPGSLLALVDTPDQLQQLDESQLPDFCRELRAYIIEHVSIYGGHFAASLGVVELTTALHYVYHSPQDQLVWDVGHQAYGHKLITGRRSQFHTNRLYGGISGFPKRSESPYDAFGVGHSSTSISAALGMAEAYRQQGLPHQAVAIIGDGALTGGMAFEALNHAGSSDTDLLVILNDNCMSIDPNVGALKEYLTDITTSRTYNRLRDELWNWLGKAEKLGIKARGYAAKLEDMLVTHAFKPGMLFEALGFRYFGPVDGHDVNHLVRLLKDLNQIRGPKLLHCVTVKGKGFAPAEADQTKWHAPSFNFDKITGTAVPVSAPAVAQPPKYQDVFGLTLIELAEQDARIVGITPAMLSGSGMIPFQRQFPTRTYDVGIAEQHAVTFSAGLATQGMKPFCAIYSSFMQRAYDQVIHDVALQDLPVIFCLDRAGLAGADGATHHGAYDLAYMRAIPNLIISAPMNEQELRNLMYTAQHDGQTHPFVIRYPRGQGAMTDWRTPLELLPIGKGRRVTDGEQVAILTLGHTGNFAQAAIGRLGAQGIQPAHYDLRYLKPLDDELMHEVAARFDHIITVEDGCLMGGFGSAVLEWLADHAYARISVVRLGIPDRPVHHGTQPQLWAECGYDTDAIVQAVQAQLQLQVGSL